Proteins encoded together in one Salvelinus fontinalis isolate EN_2023a chromosome 6, ASM2944872v1, whole genome shotgun sequence window:
- the rwdd1 gene encoding RWD domain-containing protein 1 gives MTDYAEEQRNELEAIESIYPDSFTVLSEVPTSFTITVTSDAGENDETIEVTLQFTYVEKYPDEVPLWEIYSQENLEDSDAEGILTLLQQQAEENLGMVMIFTLVTAVQDKLNELVDEIKNRREEEKRRKEEAAEEAEKVLFQGTVVTIENFLSWKAKFELEMAELRRKRQKEEEQQQAGKIKLTGKKLFETDHNLDTSDIQFLEDSGNSVEVDESLFQDLEELDLDEDDPDFDPLALGSDED, from the exons ATGACAGATTACGCTGAGGAGCAGCGAAACGAGCTGGAAGCTATAGAGTCAATTTACCCGGACTCGTTTACAG TGCTATCAGAGGTGCCCACCAGCTTCACCATCACTGTGACATCGGACGCAGGGGAAAACGATGAAA CGATTGAAGTGACTCTACAGTTCACCTATGTGGAGAAGTATCCCGATGAGGTGCCGCTGTGGGAGATATACTCCCAGGAGAACCTGGAGGATTCAGACGCAGAGGGCATCCTCACCTTACTGCAGCAGCAG GCTGAGGAAAACCTTGGAATGGTGATGATATTCACCCTAGTTACAGCAGTTCAGGACAAACTGAATGAATTAGTCGACGAGATAAAAaacagaagagaggaagagaagaggcgAAAAGAGGAGGCGGCGGAGGAGGCTGAGAAGGTGCTCTTCCAAGGAACAGTGGTCACCATCGAGAACTTCCTGTCATGGAAAGCCAAGTTTGAGCTGGAGATGGCTGAGTTGAGGAGGAAACGGCAGAAAGAGGAGGAACAACAGCAGGCTGGAAAGATTAAACTAACAG GAAAAAAGCTATTTGAGACCGATCACAATCTTGACACATCAGATATACAGTTCCTGGAAGATT CTGGAAACAGTGTTGAAGTGGACGAGTCCCTCTTCCAGGACCTTGAGGAACTCGACCTGGATGAAGACGACCCTGACTTTGACCCTCTGGCACTGGGCAGTGATGAGGACTGA